From the Oleiharenicola lentus genome, one window contains:
- a CDS encoding response regulator transcription factor, protein MSYPQSILLTDDEAHIRKFISLVLRKYDNPRILEASDGAQAVALYQEHRPDMVLMDVNMPNMDGLQALGQIRQHDPDAIVVMLTSLTNRQTVEECVRLGATDYIRKDTPREELSARFEEIIADCFGPGNTEAAAP, encoded by the coding sequence ATGAGCTACCCCCAAAGCATCCTTCTGACCGACGACGAGGCGCACATTCGGAAGTTTATCAGCCTTGTGCTGCGCAAATACGACAACCCGCGCATCCTTGAAGCCAGTGATGGCGCCCAAGCGGTGGCACTCTACCAGGAACATCGGCCAGACATGGTGCTGATGGATGTCAACATGCCCAACATGGACGGCCTGCAGGCGCTCGGGCAAATCCGGCAGCACGATCCCGACGCCATCGTGGTCATGCTCACCTCCCTCACCAACCGCCAAACCGTCGAGGAATGCGTGCGCCTGGGCGCCACGGACTATATTCGCAAGGACACGCCCCGCGAGGAGCTGAGCGCCCGGTTTGAGGAAATCATCGCCGATTGTTTCGGCCCCGGCAACACGGAGGCCGCCGCCCCATGA
- a CDS encoding hybrid sensor histidine kinase/response regulator produces MNPSPETPKPELAGRRVLIVDDDRLNVRILTGILKTEGYELRSVHSGEEALVAYDEFKPDLVLLDVMMPGINGFETCRTLKTKHGELLAPVIFITAKSESDDVVEGLAAGGVDYLPKPFKAREALARLRTHLQNRLLNEQQRQLVAQLSAANASKNKLLGIVAHDLRNPLASIRGLADFLADGTVGEISAEQLDLVKTIQETSQSMLTMVNELLDISVIESGELKIHPEIRPIAELLNKSVYLNNINAAKKGSRIELEGIDAETELHIDGDKIKQVIDNLLSNAIKFSPPNSVIHVNVEHHEQGCSVLVRDQGPGIPESERHKLFKDFSQTSVKPTAGEKSTGLGLAICKRIMESHGGSISAENAPAGGSIFRITFPRPLLAA; encoded by the coding sequence ATGAACCCATCCCCAGAGACGCCCAAGCCTGAGCTGGCTGGTCGCCGAGTCCTCATCGTAGATGACGACCGGCTGAATGTGCGTATTTTGACAGGTATCCTCAAGACAGAGGGTTACGAACTTCGCTCCGTGCACTCCGGCGAGGAGGCATTGGTCGCTTACGACGAGTTCAAACCTGATCTCGTCCTCCTCGATGTGATGATGCCCGGGATCAATGGCTTTGAAACCTGCCGCACCCTCAAAACCAAACACGGCGAGCTGCTCGCGCCGGTGATTTTCATTACCGCCAAGTCCGAATCCGACGACGTCGTCGAGGGCCTGGCCGCCGGCGGCGTGGATTACCTACCCAAGCCGTTCAAGGCCCGCGAGGCACTCGCGCGCCTGCGCACGCACCTGCAAAACCGACTGCTCAACGAGCAGCAGCGCCAGTTGGTGGCCCAGCTCAGTGCGGCCAACGCTTCCAAAAACAAGCTGCTCGGCATCGTGGCTCACGACCTCCGCAATCCCCTCGCCTCCATCCGCGGGTTGGCCGACTTCCTCGCCGACGGCACCGTCGGTGAGATCAGCGCGGAGCAGCTGGACTTGGTTAAGACCATTCAGGAAACCAGCCAGTCCATGCTCACCATGGTTAACGAGCTGCTCGACATCTCCGTGATCGAGTCCGGCGAGCTGAAGATCCATCCCGAGATCCGCCCCATTGCCGAACTGCTCAACAAATCCGTTTACCTGAACAACATCAACGCCGCCAAAAAGGGTTCCCGCATCGAGCTGGAAGGCATCGACGCCGAGACCGAGCTCCACATCGATGGCGACAAGATCAAGCAGGTCATCGACAACCTGCTCAGCAACGCGATTAAGTTCTCGCCGCCCAACTCGGTCATCCATGTGAACGTCGAGCACCACGAGCAGGGCTGCTCGGTGTTGGTGCGCGATCAGGGCCCCGGTATCCCGGAGAGCGAGCGCCACAAGCTGTTCAAGGATTTCAGCCAAACCTCCGTGAAGCCAACCGCCGGCGAGAAGAGCACCGGATTGGGCCTCGCGATCTGCAAGCGGATCATGGAGTCCCACGGCGGCAGCATCTCGGCCGAAAACGCCCCGGCTGGCGGCAGCATTTTCCGCATCACGTTCCCCCGTCCCCTTCTCGCCGCATGA
- the metK gene encoding methionine adenosyltransferase, with product MANSFVFSSESVGEGHPDKVADLISDSVLDACLAQDKHSRVACETLVKSNVAVVAGEITTKAKVDFESIIRSAVREIGYVNDDDVFHADKIFINNYLTGQSPDIAQGVDAKKAKGKKTAEQGAGDQGIMFGYACNETPELMPTPIMFAHRLGRKLTEIRKSGKVKWLRPDAKSQVSIRYENDTPVEVVNVVISTQHAADVEHAEIESYLIENVIKKVIPARMLNKNTEYLINPTGRFVIGGPQGDTGLTGRKIIVDTYGGWGRHGGGAFSGKDPSKVDRSAAYMGRWVAKNIVAAGLATHAEIQFAYAIGHPQPVSVRVETFGTAKLGISDEQITAAVQQVFSFKPADIVAQLNLLRPIYRQTTNYGHFGKAGLPWETTNKAAALRAAIKH from the coding sequence ATGGCTAATTCCTTTGTTTTCTCCTCCGAGTCCGTGGGCGAAGGCCACCCGGACAAAGTTGCCGACCTCATTTCCGACAGCGTGCTCGACGCCTGCCTCGCGCAGGACAAGCACAGCCGCGTCGCCTGCGAGACTTTGGTGAAGTCCAATGTCGCCGTCGTGGCCGGCGAGATCACGACCAAGGCGAAGGTCGATTTCGAATCCATCATCCGCAGTGCCGTGCGTGAGATTGGCTACGTGAACGACGACGACGTCTTCCACGCCGACAAGATTTTCATCAACAACTACCTCACCGGCCAGTCGCCCGACATCGCCCAGGGTGTGGACGCCAAGAAGGCCAAGGGAAAGAAGACCGCCGAGCAGGGCGCCGGCGACCAAGGCATCATGTTCGGTTACGCGTGCAATGAGACGCCCGAACTCATGCCGACCCCCATCATGTTCGCGCATCGCCTCGGCCGGAAGCTCACCGAGATCCGCAAGAGCGGCAAGGTGAAGTGGCTCCGCCCCGACGCGAAGTCCCAGGTCTCGATCCGTTATGAAAACGACACACCCGTCGAGGTGGTGAATGTCGTCATCTCGACCCAGCACGCGGCCGACGTCGAGCACGCCGAGATCGAGTCTTATCTCATCGAGAACGTCATCAAGAAGGTGATTCCGGCCCGCATGCTGAACAAGAACACGGAATACCTCATCAACCCGACTGGTCGCTTCGTCATTGGTGGCCCGCAGGGCGACACCGGTCTGACCGGCCGCAAGATCATCGTGGACACCTACGGTGGCTGGGGCCGCCACGGCGGCGGCGCCTTCTCGGGCAAGGATCCGTCGAAGGTGGACCGCTCCGCCGCCTACATGGGCCGTTGGGTCGCCAAGAACATTGTCGCCGCCGGCCTCGCCACGCACGCTGAGATCCAGTTCGCCTACGCCATCGGCCACCCGCAGCCGGTATCCGTGCGCGTTGAGACCTTTGGCACTGCCAAGCTTGGCATCTCTGACGAGCAGATCACGGCCGCTGTCCAGCAGGTCTTCAGCTTCAAGCCCGCCGACATCGTGGCGCAGCTCAACCTCCTCCGTCCGATCTACCGCCAGACGACCAACTACGGTCACTTTGGCAAGGCCGGTCTCCCGTGGGAAACCACCAACAAGGCCGCCGCTCTTCGCGCCGCCATCAAGCACTAA
- the ahcY gene encoding adenosylhomocysteinase, with translation MATATTSATVAKEYKVKDIGLADWGRKEIAVAEHEMPGLVSVRKKFGPGKPLKNVRITGSLHMTIQTAVLIETLKELGADVRWASCNIFSTQDHAAAAIAAAGTPVFAWKGETLEEYWDLTLQAVTFPGGKGPQLVVDDGGDVTLLIHKGCELEEGSDWVNTSSGSHEEQVIKNLLKKVHKEDPLKWTTMVKEWRGVSEETTTGVHRLYQMMEKGKLRVPAINVNDSVTKSKFDNLYGCRESLADGLKRATDVMIAGKVACVCGYGDVGKGSAFSLKGFGARVIVTEIDPINALQAAMEGFEVNTIESTLGTADIYVTTTGNKDIITLEHMRAMKDQAIVCNIGHFDNEIQVDRLNASDAKRTNIKPQYDMYTFPKGNSIYMLAEGRLVNLGCATGHPSFVMSNSFTNQTLAQLDLWKNKDTYKVGVYRLPKHLDEEVARLHLEKIGAKLTVLSKAQAEYLGVPVEGPYKPEHYRY, from the coding sequence ATGGCCACCGCCACCACCAGCGCTACAGTCGCGAAGGAATACAAAGTTAAGGACATCGGGCTCGCCGACTGGGGCCGCAAGGAAATCGCCGTCGCCGAGCACGAGATGCCCGGTCTGGTCTCTGTCCGCAAAAAATTCGGCCCGGGCAAGCCCCTCAAAAACGTGCGCATCACCGGCTCGCTGCACATGACGATCCAGACCGCCGTCCTCATCGAGACCCTTAAAGAGCTCGGCGCCGACGTCCGTTGGGCCTCGTGCAACATCTTCTCGACCCAGGATCATGCCGCTGCGGCCATCGCCGCTGCCGGCACTCCGGTCTTCGCCTGGAAGGGCGAGACGCTCGAGGAATACTGGGACCTCACCCTGCAGGCCGTGACCTTCCCCGGCGGCAAGGGCCCGCAACTCGTCGTGGACGACGGCGGCGACGTGACGCTCCTTATCCACAAGGGCTGCGAACTCGAAGAGGGCAGCGACTGGGTCAACACCTCTTCCGGCTCCCACGAGGAGCAGGTCATCAAGAACCTGCTTAAAAAGGTCCACAAGGAGGACCCGCTCAAGTGGACCACGATGGTAAAGGAGTGGCGCGGCGTTTCGGAGGAGACCACCACCGGCGTGCACCGCCTCTATCAGATGATGGAGAAGGGCAAGCTCCGCGTCCCCGCCATCAACGTCAACGACTCGGTCACGAAGTCGAAGTTCGACAATCTCTACGGCTGCCGCGAGTCCCTCGCCGACGGCCTCAAGCGCGCCACCGACGTCATGATCGCCGGCAAGGTCGCCTGCGTGTGCGGCTATGGCGACGTGGGCAAGGGCTCCGCGTTTTCGCTCAAGGGCTTCGGTGCCCGCGTCATCGTCACCGAGATCGACCCCATCAACGCCCTGCAGGCCGCAATGGAGGGCTTCGAGGTCAACACGATCGAGTCCACCCTCGGCACGGCCGACATCTACGTCACCACGACCGGCAACAAGGACATCATCACGCTTGAGCACATGCGCGCGATGAAGGACCAGGCCATCGTCTGCAACATCGGCCACTTCGACAATGAGATCCAGGTGGACCGCCTGAACGCCTCGGATGCCAAGCGCACCAACATCAAGCCGCAATACGACATGTATACCTTCCCCAAGGGGAACAGCATCTACATGCTCGCCGAGGGCCGCCTCGTGAACCTCGGTTGCGCCACCGGCCACCCGTCGTTCGTGATGTCCAACTCCTTCACCAACCAGACGCTCGCGCAGCTGGACCTGTGGAAGAACAAGGACACTTACAAGGTCGGCGTTTATCGCCTGCCCAAGCACCTCGACGAGGAGGTCGCCCGCCTGCACCTCGAGAAGATCGGCGCCAAGCTGACCGTCCTCTCGAAGGCTCAGGCCGAATACCTCGGCGTCCCCGTCGAGGGCCCCTACAAGCCCGAGCACTACCGCTATTAA
- a CDS encoding cupin domain-containing protein — protein MATLIPKPTVIEAAGNKPKLIEEYFGRVNSGTTSTSIARMKSPGGWVEPGQTPEFDEYTVVIRGELQVRTKSATLTVKAGQAVHTSKGEWVQYSTPHPDGAEYIAVCLPAFSPTTVHRDA, from the coding sequence ATGGCCACCCTCATTCCCAAACCCACCGTCATCGAAGCTGCCGGCAACAAGCCCAAGCTCATTGAGGAATATTTCGGTCGCGTGAACAGCGGCACCACCAGCACCAGCATCGCCCGCATGAAAAGCCCTGGCGGTTGGGTCGAGCCCGGCCAGACTCCGGAGTTCGATGAATACACCGTCGTGATACGCGGCGAGCTTCAGGTGAGGACCAAGTCCGCTACGCTGACCGTCAAGGCCGGTCAGGCCGTGCACACCTCGAAGGGTGAATGGGTTCAATACAGCACGCCCCATCCCGACGGTGCGGAATATATCGCCGTGTGCCTTCCCGCTTTCTCTCCGACGACAGTGCATCGGGATGCATGA
- a CDS encoding ABC transporter ATP-binding protein encodes MLRDFSLQIRRGEHVALLGPNGSGKSTLIKAITREIYPVDRPGLRFELLGRADWDINDLRGHFGIVALDQLHNLSHEVTLRQVTARELVLSGYFNSLGLWPHHRVKPAHERHARGILRFLEISHLAHRPVSEMSSGEQRRAMIGRALVHDPEALVLDEPTNSLDPGAVREFRDLLRKLARAGRTLLLVTHHIADVIPEIERVILMQDGRIVGDGSKAQMLTSGRLSRLFGARLKVVKTRRNYDVV; translated from the coding sequence GTGCTGCGTGATTTTTCCCTCCAGATTCGACGCGGGGAACATGTGGCGTTGCTCGGCCCCAACGGATCGGGCAAGTCCACCCTGATCAAGGCGATCACCCGCGAGATCTACCCGGTGGACCGGCCGGGTCTGCGTTTCGAACTGCTGGGCCGGGCCGACTGGGACATCAACGACCTGCGCGGCCACTTCGGCATCGTGGCCCTCGACCAGCTTCACAACCTTTCCCACGAGGTCACGCTGCGCCAGGTGACCGCCCGCGAACTCGTGCTGTCCGGCTATTTCAACAGCCTCGGCCTCTGGCCGCACCACCGCGTGAAGCCGGCGCATGAGCGCCACGCCCGCGGGATCCTGCGCTTTCTCGAGATCAGCCATCTCGCCCACCGGCCCGTCTCAGAAATGTCCTCCGGCGAGCAGCGTCGCGCCATGATCGGCCGCGCCCTTGTGCATGATCCCGAAGCGCTGGTGCTCGACGAACCGACCAACAGCCTCGATCCGGGCGCGGTGCGCGAATTCCGGGACCTTCTGCGCAAGCTCGCCCGCGCCGGCCGCACCCTGCTGCTCGTGACGCATCACATCGCCGACGTCATCCCCGAGATCGAGCGCGTGATCCTGATGCAGGACGGCCGTATTGTCGGTGACGGCTCGAAGGCGCAGATGCTGACTTCAGGCCGGCTGTCGCGGCTGTTTGGCGCGAGGTTGAAAGTGGTAAAGACTCGCCGTAATTACGACGTGGTCTAG
- a CDS encoding DUF420 domain-containing protein has translation MTVQDIPTLNAALNATATVLILAGFVLIKQGKREAHRAAMLSAGAVSAVFLVGYVAHKILVKGVHTPFGGESPAIRAIYYTMLFTHIVLAIAIAWLVPKTFAMALKGDFERHKRWAKVTFPIWLYVSVTGVLVYFFLYQWWPASPA, from the coding sequence ATGACCGTCCAAGACATCCCCACCCTCAACGCGGCGCTAAACGCAACTGCCACTGTGTTGATCCTGGCCGGCTTCGTTCTGATCAAGCAGGGTAAGCGCGAAGCGCACCGCGCGGCGATGCTCTCGGCCGGCGCGGTGTCGGCGGTTTTCCTGGTTGGCTACGTTGCCCACAAGATTCTCGTCAAGGGAGTGCACACGCCATTTGGCGGCGAAAGCCCGGCCATCCGCGCCATCTACTACACGATGCTCTTCACCCATATCGTGCTCGCCATCGCAATCGCCTGGCTTGTGCCCAAGACCTTCGCCATGGCGCTCAAGGGCGATTTCGAACGCCATAAACGCTGGGCCAAAGTCACCTTTCCCATCTGGCTCTACGTTTCGGTGACGGGTGTGTTGGTTTATTTCTTCCTTTATCAGTGGTGGCCCGCCTCTCCGGCCTGA
- the cyoE gene encoding heme o synthase: MTRTIDQIPEAANTTLPRATWRHYLELTKPRLSFMSVITAMVGYLAAVPYSYWDLQRTLLVVIGTALCAGGVAALNMWMEGDTDAKMQRTAGRPIPTGVIQPGSAFVVGWLLCIAGLMLLFKLVNGTSALIALGTIVAYLAIYTPAKRWSRWNTELGAISGALPPLIGWAAAGRSNPGLGWSLFAIMFAWQMPHFFALAWTYRRDYAAAGMPMRSVVDPSGNGLARWTFFWTVLLTAASLLPTLLGYCSWYYFAATALLDLWFLRSAFVFLDPTRRDTEARRLFRISITYLPLLLALLVADRMVFKLSGHYLPVFNQP; encoded by the coding sequence ATGACCCGCACCATAGACCAGATTCCGGAAGCCGCTAACACCACCCTGCCGCGCGCAACCTGGCGACACTATCTTGAGCTGACCAAGCCACGGTTGAGCTTCATGTCGGTGATCACGGCGATGGTCGGCTATCTGGCGGCGGTGCCGTATTCCTACTGGGACCTACAACGGACACTCCTGGTCGTGATCGGGACGGCCCTGTGCGCCGGTGGTGTCGCGGCGCTGAACATGTGGATGGAGGGCGATACCGACGCCAAGATGCAACGCACCGCCGGCCGGCCGATTCCAACCGGAGTCATTCAGCCCGGCTCCGCCTTCGTGGTCGGCTGGCTCCTGTGCATCGCGGGACTGATGCTGCTCTTCAAGCTCGTCAATGGCACCTCCGCCCTGATCGCGCTGGGCACGATCGTGGCCTACCTTGCCATTTACACGCCGGCCAAGCGCTGGTCGCGCTGGAACACCGAGCTCGGCGCCATCAGCGGCGCGCTTCCGCCGCTCATCGGTTGGGCCGCCGCCGGTCGCTCCAACCCCGGGCTTGGCTGGTCCCTGTTCGCCATCATGTTCGCCTGGCAAATGCCGCACTTCTTCGCCCTCGCGTGGACCTACCGCCGCGATTACGCCGCTGCCGGGATGCCGATGCGTTCTGTCGTGGACCCCAGTGGCAACGGTCTCGCCCGCTGGACCTTCTTCTGGACCGTGCTGCTGACGGCCGCCAGCCTGCTGCCTACCCTGTTGGGCTACTGCTCGTGGTATTACTTCGCCGCCACCGCGTTGCTGGACCTGTGGTTTTTGCGCTCGGCGTTTGTTTTTCTGGATCCAACCCGGCGTGATACCGAGGCACGTCGGCTTTTCCGCATCTCGATCACTTACCTGCCCCTGCTGCTCGCTTTGCTCGTCGCCGATCGCATGGTCTTCAAATTGTCGGGACACTACCTGCCCGTCTTTAACCAGCCCTGA
- a CDS encoding COX15/CtaA family protein: MSRTYAYKPALAWFAAIGSAWVFVLVALGALTTTIGAGMAFPDWPLSNGSVNPPGWLTEIDKFAEHSHRLSGVVMGLVTIGLAVWLHLREERRWLRQLGWWALGIVIFQGLIGGKRVLLDSIGVPGFDMTLGQMLRLPHGMLAQVYVCVLFAIVAGLSRPWVTDTIGQASRRVRLLGGLCLFLLFLQLAVAVTMRHNYAGMVIPTFPLSTPDGHLLPAYWDYRVVLQMAHRLMAVFIGVAIAVYGHYLWRDKGLHVLVRAASFVLLALVAVQIFLGAKIIWTGRSVTMTTGHVVFGALTLATTFAVVFITQRSMIERPVR; the protein is encoded by the coding sequence ATGTCCCGCACTTACGCCTACAAGCCCGCCCTTGCCTGGTTCGCCGCTATCGGCAGCGCATGGGTTTTCGTGCTCGTCGCGCTGGGAGCCCTTACCACCACCATCGGCGCGGGCATGGCGTTTCCCGACTGGCCCCTCTCCAACGGGTCGGTCAATCCGCCGGGCTGGCTCACCGAAATCGATAAATTTGCCGAGCACTCGCATCGGCTTTCGGGGGTCGTGATGGGGCTGGTGACCATCGGCCTTGCGGTCTGGCTGCACCTCCGGGAGGAACGGCGCTGGCTGCGCCAGCTCGGCTGGTGGGCCTTGGGCATTGTGATTTTCCAGGGACTGATCGGCGGCAAGCGGGTGCTGCTCGATTCCATCGGGGTGCCCGGCTTTGACATGACCCTAGGCCAGATGCTTCGTCTGCCCCACGGCATGCTCGCGCAGGTTTATGTGTGCGTGCTCTTCGCCATCGTGGCGGGACTTTCGCGCCCGTGGGTGACCGACACCATCGGTCAGGCTTCGCGTCGCGTCCGCCTGCTGGGCGGACTCTGCCTGTTTCTGCTGTTCCTCCAACTCGCCGTGGCCGTGACCATGCGGCACAACTACGCCGGCATGGTGATCCCAACATTCCCACTCTCAACCCCGGACGGCCACCTGCTGCCGGCCTACTGGGATTATCGCGTTGTGCTCCAGATGGCGCACCGGCTGATGGCGGTGTTCATCGGGGTGGCGATTGCGGTTTACGGCCACTACCTCTGGCGGGACAAAGGTCTGCATGTGCTGGTGCGCGCCGCCAGCTTCGTGCTTCTCGCACTCGTGGCCGTGCAAATTTTTCTCGGTGCCAAGATCATCTGGACCGGCCGGAGCGTGACCATGACCACGGGTCACGTGGTTTTCGGCGCCCTGACCCTGGCCACGACTTTTGCCGTGGTGTTCATCACGCAGCGCAGCATGATTGAGCGCCCAGTCCGATGA
- a CDS encoding SCO family protein codes for MFCLLMVAAGCGKRPDSASGSANTNATPVAPAEIRHPLKGEILQADGERQVLIVTHDEIKGYMPAMTMEFKVTKADVANAKPGQRIRAELVERNGDYFLEKIWPDDTVTVSTLDAAAKALAQDTAIRGKEAYREIGENLPGFTLLDQEGRTVAANRFRGKRVVLNFIFTRCPIATMCPAATLKMAQLQQAAREAGAKDFELVSVSLDPEYDTPGVLRDYAEARGLDLANWSFLTGPDTAVRHLLTQLGVIREFEGATIKHTLATVLIDETGRIIYRADGSSWQIDDFVKRLKRT; via the coding sequence ATGTTTTGCCTGCTAATGGTCGCGGCTGGGTGCGGAAAGCGACCGGACTCCGCGTCAGGATCAGCCAACACCAACGCCACGCCCGTCGCCCCCGCCGAGATCCGGCATCCGCTCAAGGGAGAGATTCTGCAGGCTGATGGCGAACGGCAGGTGCTCATCGTGACCCACGACGAGATCAAAGGCTACATGCCGGCCATGACCATGGAGTTCAAGGTGACCAAGGCCGATGTGGCCAACGCCAAGCCGGGCCAGCGCATCCGGGCCGAACTGGTCGAGCGCAACGGCGACTACTTTCTCGAGAAAATCTGGCCCGATGACACCGTGACGGTCTCGACGCTCGACGCGGCGGCCAAGGCGCTCGCGCAGGATACGGCCATTCGCGGCAAGGAGGCCTATCGGGAGATTGGTGAGAATTTGCCGGGGTTCACGCTCCTTGACCAGGAGGGCCGCACGGTTGCGGCCAACCGCTTTCGCGGCAAACGCGTGGTCCTGAACTTCATCTTCACACGCTGTCCCATCGCCACAATGTGTCCGGCGGCCACGCTCAAGATGGCCCAGCTCCAACAGGCCGCGCGCGAGGCCGGCGCCAAGGACTTCGAGCTCGTGTCGGTTTCGCTCGATCCGGAATACGACACGCCCGGGGTGCTGCGGGACTACGCCGAGGCCCGCGGTCTTGATCTGGCCAATTGGTCATTTCTCACCGGCCCCGACACGGCTGTGCGCCATCTGCTCACGCAACTCGGCGTGATCCGTGAATTCGAGGGTGCCACTATCAAGCACACGTTGGCCACCGTGCTGATCGATGAAACCGGCCGCATCATCTATCGCGCGGACGGGAGTTCCTGGCAGATTGACGATTTCGTCAAACGACTGAAAAGGACATGA
- a CDS encoding VPDSG-CTERM sorting domain-containing protein codes for MKNSLTHAFLILATAAVAFANPYGTNITISDKNYSGSGWYSNREDQETETNPNTITSQAWDLEGMFLHGQTLTLVGGYDFKNGVLANNKVYRSGDIFVDINGDAKYGQSANGSSGKNGTVANSFGWDYVLDLNFTTMTYNVIALTAQSLVNRGTDVASSNPWTYQSGGTAVNGYQGLAMSYTPNLTNAFTGFLGDSSNTTSWSTGTNDKHYALSVDLAYFAGQDAMFHYTMECGNDNLMGQAHVPDSGSTSLMIGVGLLALVGARRKLIR; via the coding sequence ATGAAGAATAGTCTTACCCACGCTTTCCTGATTCTCGCCACTGCAGCGGTTGCTTTTGCCAATCCCTACGGCACCAACATCACGATCTCCGACAAGAATTACTCCGGCTCGGGTTGGTATTCCAACCGTGAGGATCAGGAGACGGAGACCAACCCCAACACGATCACGAGCCAGGCTTGGGATCTTGAAGGTATGTTCCTACACGGCCAGACCCTCACCCTCGTGGGTGGCTACGATTTCAAGAACGGCGTGCTCGCGAACAACAAGGTCTATCGCTCTGGTGACATATTCGTCGATATCAACGGTGATGCCAAGTATGGCCAGTCTGCGAACGGTTCTTCAGGCAAAAACGGCACCGTCGCCAATTCCTTTGGCTGGGATTATGTGCTGGATCTCAATTTCACGACGATGACCTACAACGTCATCGCCCTTACCGCGCAGAGTTTGGTGAACCGTGGCACGGACGTGGCTTCCTCCAATCCTTGGACCTACCAAAGTGGTGGCACTGCGGTGAACGGCTACCAAGGCTTGGCGATGAGTTATACGCCGAACCTGACGAATGCCTTCACCGGATTCTTGGGTGACAGCTCCAATACCACCAGCTGGTCGACGGGCACCAACGACAAGCATTATGCCCTGTCCGTTGACCTGGCCTATTTCGCCGGACAGGACGCCATGTTCCACTACACGATGGAATGCGGTAACGACAACCTGATGGGTCAGGCGCATGTCCCGGACTCCGGTTCGACCAGCCTCATGATTGGGGTCGGCCTTCTCGCCCTCGTGGGCGCTCGCCGCAAGCTGATCCGCTGA
- a CDS encoding MBL fold metallo-hydrolase, translated as MLIRIKGAISNCYLLLGERPVLVDTGAPGDLKRILAALKAVSLKPEDLALILLTHGHSNHAGCAAELRRRSGAQVALHIGDCPLVRQGRNGILAAQDTLGRVLRPFVDEQFEAFEPDLIFREGISLETYGVKGKVLATPGHTPGSISVVLASGEAIIGDLLRGSVVWPNKSRPHWFCNDAESNGRSIVRLAREGLLRCHPGVYGSFPGTELGRYLSTDGGQVLALSGEPV; from the coding sequence ATGCTGATCCGCATCAAAGGCGCGATTTCCAACTGTTACCTGCTGCTCGGAGAGCGACCGGTGCTGGTGGACACAGGCGCTCCGGGTGACCTGAAGCGCATCCTCGCCGCCTTGAAGGCGGTCAGTCTCAAACCCGAAGACCTAGCCCTTATCCTGCTCACCCACGGACACAGCAACCATGCCGGCTGCGCGGCGGAACTGCGGCGGCGGAGTGGAGCCCAGGTTGCCCTGCATATCGGCGACTGCCCGCTTGTGCGGCAGGGTCGCAATGGAATTCTGGCGGCGCAGGACACGCTCGGCCGGGTGCTGCGACCTTTTGTGGACGAGCAATTCGAAGCCTTTGAGCCCGACCTTATTTTCCGCGAGGGTATCTCGCTGGAAACCTATGGCGTGAAGGGCAAGGTTTTGGCCACTCCGGGCCACACCCCCGGCTCGATCTCCGTGGTGCTAGCTTCAGGCGAAGCCATTATTGGCGACCTGCTGCGCGGAAGCGTCGTGTGGCCGAACAAGTCGCGGCCACACTGGTTTTGCAACGACGCCGAGTCCAACGGCCGGAGCATCGTGCGTCTGGCCCGTGAGGGGTTGCTACGCTGCCACCCGGGGGTCTACGGCAGCTTTCCCGGCACCGAACTCGGTCGCTACCTCAGCACCGACGGTGGGCAGGTGCTGGCGCTCTCCGGGGAACCGGTGTAA